A single genomic interval of Rosistilla ulvae harbors:
- a CDS encoding DnaB-like helicase C-terminal domain-containing protein: MTNAKFVTASDSLDSWRDEVLTGKPPTFYKIADSGPLARIEVGPKLITLFGGAPGSGKTAFVMQSVVDALRLNPTLRAVVCNIEMPPEVLLDRQLSRLSGVPLNFIRYRTLNAHHADRIDVAMGTIESVADRLCFVRPPFDLANAAAAATAFTEGHSGGVLLVFDYIQRIAPPGELGDKRGNVDATMSFLRMFADAGAAVIVVSAVGRQKDSKGRSSYSADSMNLASFKESGELEFGADDAFILAPSAEESGIRDLKHLKARHTEPVDISLRFEGAIQAFEAIEPGTTDPHGFSAALNELWDRTDGGGDSWD; encoded by the coding sequence ATGACGAACGCAAAATTTGTAACCGCTTCGGATTCGCTGGATTCTTGGCGGGACGAGGTTTTGACCGGCAAGCCGCCGACGTTCTACAAAATTGCGGATTCGGGACCGTTGGCACGAATCGAGGTAGGGCCGAAGCTGATAACGTTGTTCGGCGGGGCACCTGGAAGCGGCAAGACGGCGTTTGTGATGCAATCGGTTGTCGATGCGTTGCGATTGAATCCGACACTGCGGGCTGTTGTCTGCAATATCGAAATGCCGCCGGAAGTTTTGCTAGACCGGCAGCTATCGCGGTTGTCGGGCGTTCCGTTGAACTTCATCCGGTATCGGACACTGAACGCGCATCACGCCGACAGGATTGACGTAGCGATGGGGACGATTGAGAGTGTCGCTGATCGGCTTTGCTTTGTTCGTCCACCGTTTGACCTAGCGAACGCGGCGGCAGCGGCTACGGCCTTCACAGAGGGGCACAGCGGCGGCGTGTTGTTGGTGTTCGACTACATCCAACGAATTGCACCGCCGGGAGAACTCGGGGACAAACGCGGCAACGTCGATGCGACTATGAGCTTTCTGCGGATGTTCGCGGACGCGGGCGCGGCGGTGATTGTCGTGTCAGCGGTGGGTCGTCAGAAAGACAGCAAGGGACGTTCAAGCTATTCAGCTGATTCAATGAACCTTGCATCGTTCAAGGAATCGGGAGAACTCGAATTTGGTGCCGACGATGCGTTCATTCTCGCACCGTCGGCGGAGGAATCGGGTATCCGCGACTTGAAGCACTTGAAAGCACGGCATACCGAGCCGGTTGATATATCGCTTCGGTTTGAGGGGGCGATTCAAGCATTTGAAGCAATCGAGCCAGGTACCACCGACCCGCACGGCTTTTCGGCGGCGTTAAACGAACTTTGGGACCGAACCGACGGCGGGGGCGATTCATGGGATTAG
- a CDS encoding (2Fe-2S)-binding protein yields the protein MELDDELCLCFHVTKRKVVNFIRIRKPVKASQLSECFGAGTGCGWCRPFLQRLLEQSAQQIEQPDDGLPDTDAYASGRQQHRKNKGLT from the coding sequence ATGGAACTCGACGACGAACTGTGCCTCTGTTTTCACGTCACTAAACGGAAGGTCGTGAACTTCATCCGCATCCGCAAGCCTGTCAAAGCGAGCCAGTTGAGCGAGTGTTTTGGCGCGGGGACCGGTTGCGGTTGGTGCCGTCCGTTTCTGCAGCGGTTGCTGGAGCAATCGGCCCAGCAGATCGAACAACCCGACGACGGCCTGCCCGATACCGACGCTTACGCTTCGGGACGCCAACAGCATCGCAAGAACAAAGGACTCACCTGA
- a CDS encoding class I SAM-dependent methyltransferase — MNASESPNPPYFDVLLDRIAAGDREAVTAFGRHVHWGLWDSPGAADGSAADYLQAAERMCQRICDAAKIQPPARIADVGCGFGGTIASLNERYQSLAMTGINIDPRQLQRAAEQVVPAADNQIQWTCADAASLPLDDAAFDAVLAVECIFHFDRPRFFAEASRILRPGGVLSLSDFVPQPQMADFMTGGAGAMSEAIRWTYGDVDMSCSLDGYEQLAAENGMRLLACEDVTEQTLPTYDFLCEGAQRWHDRHHAELFLQATGWLRKASRKKLIRYLILSFEKLGDRSC; from the coding sequence GTGAACGCATCCGAATCTCCCAACCCGCCCTACTTCGATGTTCTGTTAGACCGGATCGCGGCGGGCGATCGCGAAGCGGTGACCGCGTTTGGGCGGCACGTTCACTGGGGGCTTTGGGATTCCCCCGGTGCCGCTGACGGAAGTGCCGCTGATTATCTGCAGGCGGCAGAGCGAATGTGTCAGCGGATCTGCGACGCCGCCAAGATCCAACCGCCCGCCCGGATCGCCGATGTCGGTTGCGGTTTCGGCGGCACGATCGCGAGCCTGAACGAGCGATACCAGTCGCTGGCGATGACGGGGATCAACATCGATCCGCGGCAATTGCAGCGGGCTGCAGAACAGGTGGTCCCGGCGGCGGACAACCAGATCCAGTGGACTTGTGCCGACGCGGCGTCGCTGCCACTGGACGATGCAGCGTTTGATGCCGTGCTGGCTGTCGAGTGTATCTTTCACTTCGATCGGCCTCGCTTCTTTGCCGAAGCGTCGCGAATCCTGCGACCCGGCGGCGTGCTGAGCCTTTCCGATTTTGTCCCTCAGCCGCAGATGGCTGACTTCATGACGGGCGGCGCCGGTGCGATGAGCGAAGCGATCCGCTGGACCTACGGCGATGTCGACATGTCGTGCAGCCTCGATGGATACGAACAACTCGCCGCCGAAAACGGGATGCGGTTGTTGGCTTGCGAGGACGTGACCGAGCAGACTCTGCCAACCTACGACTTCTTATGCGAAGGAGCGCAGCGTTGGCACGACCGCCATCACGCCGAGCTGTTCCTGCAAGCGACGGGTTGGCTGCGCAAAGCGTCTCGCAAGAAATTGATCCGCTATCTGATCTTGAGCTTCGAGAAGCTAGGCGATCGGAGCTGCTGA
- a CDS encoding tyrosine-type recombinase/integrase, translating to MERALIYKSLILTGLRSNELRTLRKNELSFGDVPFVVLNSCNEKNRKGSTIPLRSDLAAELRQWCQDKQPGDLVFDVPTGLLRILNRDLEAAGIEKIDESDGRVHLHAMRHSTGTHLSAAGVSPRTAQAVMRHSRIELTMNTYTDERLLETSAAVEHLPDLPITPEAKSCVAPTVAPDAYKTGQARSGTDKFDVRKRKGPGNEKPHKTLNLAGFLRVGDIGFEPTTSTMST from the coding sequence ATGGAACGAGCGTTGATCTACAAGTCGCTAATCTTAACGGGACTACGGTCAAACGAGCTGCGAACGCTTCGTAAGAACGAACTATCGTTTGGCGATGTTCCATTCGTGGTTCTGAACTCATGCAATGAGAAGAATCGCAAGGGTTCAACGATACCGCTTCGGTCGGACCTTGCCGCCGAGCTGCGCCAGTGGTGCCAGGACAAGCAACCCGGCGATTTGGTGTTCGACGTTCCAACTGGCTTGCTTCGGATTCTTAACCGTGACTTGGAAGCGGCCGGAATCGAGAAGATCGACGAAAGCGATGGGCGGGTTCACTTGCACGCAATGCGACACTCGACAGGCACCCATTTATCAGCGGCGGGCGTGTCGCCACGAACCGCACAGGCAGTCATGCGTCATAGTCGGATCGAATTGACGATGAACACCTATACGGACGAACGCCTGTTGGAAACATCGGCAGCGGTTGAGCATTTGCCCGACCTCCCAATCACACCCGAAGCGAAATCTTGCGTTGCCCCAACGGTTGCCCCAGATGCGTACAAAACAGGGCAAGCTAGGTCAGGAACTGACAAGTTTGACGTTCGCAAGCGGAAGGGCCCAGGCAACGAAAAACCCCACAAAACATTGAATCTTGCGGGGTTTTTGAGAGTGGGCGATATTGGATTCGAACCAACGACCTCTACGATGTCAACGTAG
- a CDS encoding M20/M25/M40 family metallo-hydrolase has product MSRSIPLDTQQAVDRVIRLMAIPGISGCETAVSEAIIAELTDAGAAIAQFSYDDANTRTRLAGEVGNLIFHLPGKSDLPARLLTAHMDTVPICEGAQPARAGDQIVSTDPATGLGADDRAGCAAILTAALEALKLKGDHPPLVFGWLIQEEVGLQGARNLDVGKIGDVGLAFNFDGGTVDKLTVGATGGERMEIKITGRPSHAGVAPEQGISAIAIASLAIARLHNDGWHGRIEKPEGHGTSNVGVIQGGQATNVVTPEVNLRVEARSHDSAMRTRIVDEIRSAFQWAATQVTAADGSVGQIEFSSHLDYDSFRIDDDAPSVRMAAAAVEQLGRKPYTELAGGGLDANWLYKHGIPAVTLGCGQRNIHTANETLEIDDYLDACRVAIALACDTTSGV; this is encoded by the coding sequence ATGTCGAGATCTATTCCATTGGACACCCAGCAAGCTGTCGATCGCGTGATCCGATTGATGGCGATCCCCGGCATCAGCGGCTGCGAGACGGCGGTCTCCGAAGCGATCATCGCCGAACTGACCGACGCCGGCGCCGCGATCGCTCAGTTCAGCTACGACGATGCCAACACGCGAACTCGGCTGGCGGGTGAAGTCGGCAACCTGATCTTCCATCTGCCCGGCAAGTCGGACCTGCCGGCGCGTCTGTTGACCGCACACATGGACACCGTGCCGATCTGCGAAGGCGCTCAACCGGCTCGCGCAGGGGACCAGATCGTCTCGACCGATCCGGCGACTGGCTTAGGGGCCGACGATCGTGCCGGCTGCGCTGCGATCCTGACCGCGGCGCTCGAAGCGCTCAAACTGAAAGGCGACCATCCGCCGCTGGTCTTCGGTTGGTTGATCCAAGAAGAAGTCGGTCTGCAGGGGGCGCGAAACCTCGACGTCGGCAAGATCGGCGACGTCGGCTTGGCCTTCAACTTCGATGGCGGCACCGTCGACAAGTTGACAGTCGGTGCGACCGGCGGCGAGCGGATGGAGATCAAGATCACCGGACGTCCCAGCCACGCCGGAGTCGCTCCCGAACAAGGGATCAGCGCGATCGCCATCGCAAGTCTCGCGATCGCTCGCCTGCATAACGACGGCTGGCACGGCCGCATCGAGAAACCCGAGGGCCACGGCACCAGCAACGTCGGCGTGATCCAAGGTGGCCAGGCGACCAACGTCGTCACTCCCGAAGTCAATCTTCGCGTCGAGGCTCGCAGCCACGATTCGGCGATGCGAACGCGGATCGTCGACGAGATCCGATCGGCTTTCCAGTGGGCTGCGACGCAGGTCACCGCCGCCGATGGCTCGGTCGGCCAGATCGAATTCAGCTCGCATCTGGATTACGACTCGTTCCGCATCGACGACGACGCTCCCAGCGTTCGCATGGCGGCGGCGGCTGTCGAACAATTAGGCCGCAAGCCCTACACCGAATTGGCAGGGGGCGGTCTTGATGCCAACTGGCTCTACAAGCATGGCATCCCCGCGGTCACTTTGGGCTGTGGCCAACGGAACATTCACACCGCCAATGAAACGCTCGAAATCGATGACTATCTGGACGCCTGCCGCGTGGCGATCGCGTTGGCCTGCGACACGACGAGTGGCGTGTAA
- a CDS encoding serine hydrolase domain-containing protein encodes MIGQNLFRIVMLLVLASAVVAAPAQADDDVAAIIQRLATPYIESKQAVGLSIGVLKGDQATTQHLGHTRTGGPVPDDDTIYEIASISKVFTGLLLADAVARKQLQLDQAAQELLPEGVTMPAGETRPIQLVDLATHRSGLPRLADNMPSLQTDNPYVDYTTTLAYEFLNSHRLRREPGAAHEYSNLGFALLGSVVADRAQLSYDQLLQQRIAEPLGMADTRVALTASMRDRLAKPHLADGTETANWDFADMPGAGGIRSSLADMLRFAAANLKPESSKLGPAIEIAWQVHRDDSDQGPVMGLGWHVAGDGSTRWHNGQTGGYHSMLMINRRAGAAVVVLSNTASEKIDTLAVQLLQAVAQK; translated from the coding sequence ATGATCGGTCAAAACCTGTTTCGCATTGTCATGCTGTTGGTCTTAGCGTCAGCCGTCGTTGCGGCTCCGGCGCAAGCCGACGACGATGTCGCCGCGATCATTCAGCGGCTGGCCACGCCATACATCGAATCCAAACAAGCGGTTGGGCTTTCGATTGGTGTCCTGAAAGGCGATCAGGCGACGACGCAGCATCTCGGGCACACTCGAACCGGCGGCCCTGTGCCCGATGACGACACGATCTACGAGATCGCGTCGATCTCCAAAGTCTTCACCGGCTTGCTGTTAGCTGATGCCGTCGCTCGCAAGCAGTTGCAACTCGACCAAGCCGCCCAAGAACTGTTGCCCGAGGGTGTCACGATGCCCGCTGGCGAAACGCGACCGATTCAATTGGTCGACCTCGCCACGCATCGCTCCGGCCTGCCGCGACTGGCCGATAACATGCCCAGCCTGCAGACCGACAATCCCTACGTCGATTACACGACAACGCTGGCTTACGAATTTCTGAACTCCCACCGTTTGCGACGCGAGCCCGGCGCGGCTCACGAATATTCCAACCTCGGCTTTGCCTTGTTGGGAAGTGTTGTCGCCGATCGAGCCCAACTCTCCTACGACCAGTTGCTGCAGCAACGGATCGCCGAACCGCTGGGGATGGCTGACACGCGAGTCGCACTGACAGCTTCGATGCGAGATCGGCTGGCGAAACCACATCTGGCCGACGGCACCGAGACCGCCAACTGGGACTTTGCCGACATGCCGGGGGCAGGTGGGATCCGCAGCAGTCTTGCCGACATGCTGCGATTTGCAGCGGCGAACCTGAAGCCAGAATCGAGCAAGCTTGGGCCGGCGATCGAAATCGCGTGGCAGGTCCATCGCGACGATAGCGACCAGGGACCGGTGATGGGACTCGGCTGGCACGTCGCCGGTGACGGTTCGACGCGGTGGCACAACGGCCAGACCGGCGGCTACCACAGCATGCTGATGATCAATCGTCGGGCGGGGGCCGCGGTGGTCGTGCTATCGAACACCGCCAGCGAAAAGATCGACACCCTGGCAGTCCAGTTGCTGCAAGCGGTCGCTCAGAAATAA
- a CDS encoding DNA primase, giving the protein MSAFTFGDAFAGHLNATGSTKGYSEECGAAWVWFDIDNDDIDAATTDARKLAAALAYSYGIADDALLCFFSGSKGYHIGLPLAACGSPGPSATFHKVCRRLAESIALQIGIVIDTGVYDRVRAFRAPNSRHGKTGLFKRWLSVDSLLNLQASRIVELAREPEPFEIPDAPGPSRAAVEEWAAAVDAAEGELLALIERRESEVPSGLNRATLAFIRDGAATGDRHRLLFSAAANLAEFRCSLELATALLHEPALDSGLSPSEVRRQIECGLNHLGAAQ; this is encoded by the coding sequence TTGTCAGCCTTCACGTTTGGCGATGCGTTTGCAGGCCACCTGAACGCGACGGGTTCAACTAAGGGCTACAGCGAAGAATGCGGGGCGGCTTGGGTGTGGTTTGACATCGACAACGACGACATCGACGCGGCGACCACCGACGCTAGAAAACTGGCGGCGGCGTTGGCCTACAGCTACGGCATTGCCGACGATGCGTTGCTGTGTTTCTTCTCAGGCAGCAAAGGATATCACATCGGCTTGCCGCTTGCGGCTTGTGGTTCACCTGGGCCGTCGGCGACGTTCCACAAAGTCTGCCGACGGTTGGCGGAGTCGATCGCCTTACAGATCGGAATCGTGATTGATACAGGCGTCTATGATCGTGTTCGAGCGTTTCGGGCACCGAATAGTCGACACGGAAAAACGGGGTTATTCAAACGTTGGTTGTCGGTCGATTCGCTGTTGAACCTACAGGCGTCGCGAATCGTCGAACTTGCAAGGGAGCCGGAGCCGTTCGAGATTCCCGATGCACCGGGGCCGAGCCGGGCGGCGGTCGAAGAATGGGCGGCGGCGGTCGATGCCGCCGAAGGCGAACTGTTAGCGTTGATAGAGCGGCGAGAAAGCGAGGTACCGTCGGGGCTGAACCGTGCGACGCTGGCGTTCATTCGTGACGGAGCTGCAACCGGCGATCGACACCGTTTGCTATTTTCGGCGGCGGCGAATCTTGCCGAGTTTCGTTGCTCGCTGGAGCTGGCAACGGCGTTGCTGCATGAACCGGCGTTGGACTCGGGATTATCGCCTTCGGAAGTGCGACGGCAAATTGAATGCGGCTTGAATCATCTGGGGGCGGCACAATGA
- the infC gene encoding translation initiation factor IF-3: MQPQVERDSTRINTQIRISPIRVVGPEGDQLGVISTEDALSRARDAGLDLVEVAPNERPPVCRIMDYGKYKYDKNKKKNSHTSHQTKTKEIRLRPKTGQNDIDTKIRQAEKFLGHKDKVQVSVLFRGRENAHIDEGEKVMELVLEQLAEVGKVESAPQRNGRRIICMLAPR; encoded by the coding sequence ATGCAACCGCAGGTCGAGCGTGATTCGACCCGGATCAATACCCAGATTCGTATTTCTCCGATCCGCGTTGTAGGTCCCGAAGGGGATCAATTGGGGGTAATTTCCACCGAAGACGCGCTATCGCGAGCCCGAGATGCCGGTCTCGATCTAGTTGAGGTCGCTCCCAACGAACGGCCGCCGGTTTGCCGAATCATGGATTACGGCAAGTACAAATACGACAAGAACAAAAAGAAAAACTCACACACTTCGCACCAGACGAAGACTAAAGAGATTCGTTTGCGGCCCAAAACAGGCCAGAACGACATCGACACCAAGATCCGTCAGGCCGAAAAATTCTTGGGGCACAAGGACAAGGTCCAAGTCTCCGTCCTCTTCCGTGGCCGTGAAAACGCTCACATCGACGAGGGCGAAAAGGTGATGGAACTGGTCCTGGAACAGCTGGCTGAAGTCGGCAAGGTCGAGTCGGCGCCGCAACGCAACGGTCGCCGAATCATCTGCATGTTGGCGCCTCGCTAA
- a CDS encoding DUF669 domain-containing protein, producing the protein MNLSDILAGSGGGDIRDLWDSTEAAGEMGPLPPGEYIAHIIAGELETSRTNSTPGYKLTFSVIEGDYIGRRFWLDCWLTPAALPQTKRDVAKLGVKSLEQLERPLPRGIRCKCKLALRKDDNGDERNRVKSFDVVGIDPPEVDPFAPATPSDDQTATSEAMQSDLL; encoded by the coding sequence ATGAATCTATCTGACATTTTAGCCGGATCGGGCGGCGGGGATATCCGCGACCTATGGGACAGCACCGAGGCGGCCGGCGAAATGGGGCCGTTGCCGCCGGGCGAATACATCGCCCATATCATCGCAGGGGAATTGGAAACTTCGCGGACGAATTCGACACCGGGTTACAAGCTGACGTTTTCGGTTATCGAGGGCGACTACATCGGGCGCAGGTTTTGGCTCGATTGTTGGCTGACACCAGCGGCGTTGCCACAAACGAAACGCGACGTTGCCAAGCTGGGCGTCAAGTCATTGGAGCAATTGGAACGACCGTTGCCCCGAGGGATTCGATGCAAGTGCAAGCTTGCACTCCGCAAGGATGACAATGGCGACGAACGCAACCGCGTTAAGTCGTTCGACGTTGTGGGCATCGATCCGCCGGAGGTTGACCCGTTCGCACCGGCGACGCCGAGCGATGACCAGACCGCGACATCGGAGGCAATGCAAAGTGACCTACTCTAG
- a CDS encoding winged helix-turn-helix transcriptional regulator, translating to MHKLTRREIAVWMILYRDTRNGTARTSQGNIARRAGMSVKSVKIATGKLIDAGLIRVVFQGGLNRGPSRFQVDPLGNRGSVTGEP from the coding sequence ATGCACAAACTGACGCGCCGCGAAATTGCGGTCTGGATGATTCTGTATCGAGACACCCGCAACGGCACCGCTCGCACGTCGCAGGGAAACATCGCACGGCGGGCGGGAATGTCGGTCAAGTCGGTGAAGATTGCGACGGGCAAGCTGATCGACGCGGGGTTGATTCGCGTCGTGTTCCAAGGCGGTTTGAATCGCGGGCCGTCACGTTTTCAAGTCGATCCACTGGGGAACCGTGGGTCCGTCACTGGGGAACCGTAG